One part of the Arcanobacterium phocisimile genome encodes these proteins:
- the sucC gene encoding ADP-forming succinate--CoA ligase subunit beta, translating into MDLYEYQARELFAAHDVPVLPGIVASTADEAEQAAQQLLEKTDLVVVKAQVKTGGRGKAGGVKLARTVAQARDHAEAILGMDIKGHTVNHVLIAAGSDIAEEYYFSILLDRSERRYLAMCSKEGGVDIEQLAVERPQALAKVPVDPNEGITEAVARDILTQAQFDPTEHDAIVPVLLKLWDTYTSEDATLVEVNPLVKTPQGEIIALDGKVSLDDNARIRHPHHAELVDKRAENPLEARAKSLGLNYVKLDGGQVGIIGNGAGLVMSTLDVVAYAGEQYGVGPANFLDIGGGANAEVMSNGLDVILNDPDVKSVFVNVFGGITSCDEVAKGIVAALEILGDAASKPIVVRLDGNKVAEGRQMLAEANHPLVTLEKTMDGAAAQAAQLAGK; encoded by the coding sequence GTGGACCTCTACGAATACCAAGCCCGCGAACTCTTCGCTGCGCACGATGTTCCAGTACTACCTGGAATAGTAGCGAGCACAGCAGATGAAGCCGAACAAGCAGCACAACAACTCCTCGAGAAAACCGATTTGGTTGTGGTTAAAGCTCAAGTGAAAACCGGTGGGCGAGGCAAAGCTGGAGGTGTCAAACTAGCCCGCACCGTTGCCCAAGCACGCGACCACGCTGAAGCTATCCTCGGCATGGATATTAAAGGCCACACGGTCAACCACGTGCTCATTGCAGCCGGATCAGATATCGCAGAAGAATACTACTTCTCGATTCTGCTCGACCGCTCCGAACGTCGATACCTAGCCATGTGCTCCAAAGAAGGCGGCGTCGATATCGAACAGCTCGCCGTCGAACGCCCCCAAGCCCTCGCCAAGGTCCCAGTAGATCCGAACGAAGGAATCACCGAAGCCGTCGCCCGCGATATCCTCACCCAAGCACAGTTCGATCCAACAGAACACGACGCCATCGTCCCCGTCCTATTGAAACTCTGGGATACCTACACATCTGAAGATGCCACCCTCGTCGAAGTCAATCCACTCGTGAAAACTCCGCAAGGCGAAATCATCGCATTGGACGGCAAAGTCTCCCTTGACGACAACGCCCGTATCCGCCACCCACACCACGCTGAACTGGTCGATAAGCGCGCCGAGAACCCACTCGAAGCCCGCGCGAAGTCCCTCGGCTTGAACTACGTCAAACTCGACGGCGGACAGGTCGGCATTATCGGCAACGGTGCCGGACTCGTCATGTCCACACTCGACGTCGTCGCCTACGCCGGCGAACAATACGGCGTTGGCCCAGCAAACTTCCTCGACATCGGCGGTGGCGCAAACGCCGAAGTGATGTCTAACGGTTTGGATGTCATCCTCAACGATCCAGACGTCAAATCCGTATTCGTCAACGTCTTCGGTGGCATTACCTCCTGCGACGAAGTTGCCAAAGGTATCGTGGCCGCCCTCGAAATATTGGGCGATGCCGCTAGCAAACCGATCGTGGTGCGACTGGACGGAAACAAGGTCGCCGAAGGTCGCCAGATGCTCGCCGAAGCCAACCATCCACTCGTGACGCTGGAAAAAACAATGGACGGAGCTGCCGCACAAGCTGCGCAGCTCGCCGGAAAGTGA